A genomic region of Oryza glaberrima chromosome 1, OglaRS2, whole genome shotgun sequence contains the following coding sequences:
- the LOC127760765 gene encoding CRS2-associated factor 2, chloroplastic, protein MSPPPPPPPPQRPSPSRAGRANLFSSPPPPLPNRYDPKHRRPAPPPLPSARRLPSNRRRRHDQPPNPTTGNGGNPAFRAPHLRTAYRKPVPPVAAAGEGEALLAADASDAADGRAVVVGPSGLSFRLPGAPFDFRFSYSECPRAPPVAIREPAFLPFAPPTMPRPWTGKAPLLTKEEKARRRGVRLHTPLGEEAPRTVSAHGIMMEVRGRRKLDLARVSPGDGRSREEVLGEPLTAAEVRDLVKPHISHNRQLNIGRDGLTHNMLEMIHCHWRRQEICKVRCRGVPTVDMKNLCYHLEEKSGGKVIHRVGGVVFLYRGRNYNPRTRPRYPLMLWKPATPVYPKLIQEAPEGLTKEEADEMRRRGKDLLPICKLAKNGIYIYLVRDVRDAFEGSDLVKIDCEGLNPSDYKKIGAKLRDLVPCVLLSFDNEQILMFRGKEWKSRYPKPLTLIPKVRKNNVPMSSDESSSDEATDDDDRLAVREVLRPKMFELWTNAIESSVALMLDDAEVDALTPDSLLTRVEDFSVTSQAVEHSFPAVLVANDESNPDVLNAEYTEDEPETGTLEPQQHEFTESSDVAEDDHFEDDMLKRLESSVPLGALPIDAVVKQLNDE, encoded by the exons atgtcgccgccgccgccgccgccgccgccgcagcggccaTCCCCCTCCCGCGCAGGCCGCGCCAACCTCTTCtcgtccccgccgcctcccctccccaacCGCTACGACCCCAAgcaccgccgccccgcgccgccgcctctcccctccgccCGTCGCCTCCccagcaaccgccgccgccgccacgaccaGCCTCCGAATCCGACCACCGGCAATGGCGGGAACCCCGCCTTCCGCGCGCCGCACCTCCGCACCGCCTACCGCAAGCCCGTCCcacccgtggcggcggcgggggagggcgaggcgctcctcgccgccgacgccagcgacgccgccgacggGCGGGCCGTGGTGGTGGGGCCGTCGGGGCTGTCGTTCCGGCTCCCGGGCGCGCCGTTCGACTTCCGGTTCAGCTACTCCGAGTGCCCCCGCGCCCCGCCGGTGGCCATCCGGGAGCCCGCGTTCCTGCCGTTCGCGCCGCCGACGATGCCCCGGCCGTGGACGGGGAAGGCGCCGCTGCTGAccaaggaggagaaggcgcggcggcggggcgtgcGGCTGCACACCCCGCTCGGGGAGGAGGCGCCCAGGACGGTGAGCGCGCACGGGATCATGATGGAggtgagggggaggaggaagctggACCTGGCCAGGGTCAGCCCCGGCGACGGCAGGAGCAGGGAGGAGGTGCTCGGCGagccgctcaccgccgccgaggTGCGCGACCTCGTCAAGCCCCACATCTCGCACAACCGCCAGCTCAACATCG GAAGGGATGGATTGACCCACAACATGTTGGAAATGATACATTGTCATTGGAGGCGCCAGGAAATTTGCAAAGTGAGATGCCGAGGAGTTCCAACTGTTGATATGAAGAATCTGTGCTATCACCTTGAG GAAAAATCAGGCGGAAAGGTTATTCACCGAGTAGGTGGTGTAGTTTTCTTATACCGTGGAAGAAACTACAACCCTCGAACCCGGCCTCGTTATCCACTAATGCTTTGGAAGCCAGCTACTCCTGTCTATCCAAAACTTATACAGGAAGCCCCAGAAGGTCTTACAAAAGAGGAAGCAGATGAAATGAGAAGAAGAGGGAAGGATCTGCTGCCAATTTGCAAATTAG CAAAAAATGGTATATACATCTATCTTGTCAGGGATGTTCGAGATGCTTTTGAGGGAAGTGATCTGGTGAAGATTGACTGCGAGGGGTTGAATCCAAGTGACTACAAAAAGATTGGAGCAAAACTAAGG GATCTTGTTCCTTGTGTTCTTTTGTCGTTTGACAATGAGCAGATATTAATGTTCAGAGGCAAGGAATGGAAGTCCAGATATCCAAAGCCTCTGACTCTTATTCCAAAAGTTCGAAAGAATAATGTTCCAATGTCATCTGATGAGAGTAGTTCAG ATGAAGCCACTGATGATGATGACCGTTTGGCAGTAAGAGAAGTACTGAGACCTAAAATGTTTGAACTATGGACAAATGCGATTGAGTCATCTGTGGCACTGATGTTGGATGATGCTGAAGTGGATGCTCTTACACCTGATTCCCTTCTTACAAGGGTAGAGGACTTCAGTGTTACATCTCAGGCTGTCGAACATTCATTTCCAGCTGTGCTTGTGGCCAATGATGAATCAAACCCAGATGTCCTAAATGCTGAATACACCGAAGATGAGCCTGAGACAGGTACACTTGAACCCCAACAACATGAGTTTACAGAATCTTCTGATGTCGCAGAGGATGATCATTTCGAAGATGACATGCTTAAGCGTTTGGAGTCATCAGTCCCATTGGGAGCATTACCGATCGACGCAGTGGTAAAACAGTTGAATGATGAGTGA